A single genomic interval of Shewanella halotolerans harbors:
- a CDS encoding XdhC family protein, protein MSHHIEDLLNAWSAAPQDDWVLAVVTHVEGSAYRKVGAMMLIHGMGKSVGLVSGGCLEADLRRRAQKVIQTGQAASVCYDATDEADASYQLGCGGLVHLMLVPLCAANHYLHFQALKAALASQGRCHYQLDLVDASLSPGAAGSSDSVGHSNVIGAQVWTSQQALDDAKAGWQLSDFPRPGILPGQSVPGESVQGESASLVVPLRERHRIAIFGGGLDAQPVCQIAQQLGWRVDVVDRRTSYAREYDFVGANIIKQPVNELPKNFWTRLDGAIVMQHNLELDAQALAAIHQHAQQLSYLALLGPGHRRDRVLALAGLDAASFNAYFSAPAGLALGGELPSSIALSILSECHGVLHGAKRVALKEVMA, encoded by the coding sequence ATGTCACATCACATCGAAGATCTGCTCAACGCCTGGTCGGCGGCGCCCCAAGATGATTGGGTGCTGGCCGTGGTGACCCATGTGGAGGGCTCGGCCTATCGAAAGGTGGGCGCCATGATGCTGATCCACGGTATGGGTAAGAGTGTCGGCCTGGTGAGCGGCGGCTGCCTGGAGGCCGACCTGCGCCGCCGGGCCCAGAAGGTGATCCAGACGGGGCAGGCCGCCAGCGTCTGTTACGATGCCACCGACGAGGCCGATGCCAGCTATCAGCTGGGCTGTGGCGGACTCGTTCATCTCATGCTGGTGCCCCTGTGCGCCGCCAATCACTATCTGCATTTTCAGGCGCTTAAGGCCGCGCTCGCCAGCCAGGGGCGATGCCATTATCAGCTAGATCTTGTCGATGCTTCGCTGTCGCCTGGCGCTGCTGGCTCCTCAGATTCAGTTGGTCACAGTAATGTCATAGGCGCTCAGGTGTGGACCAGCCAGCAGGCCCTGGATGATGCCAAGGCGGGCTGGCAATTGAGCGACTTTCCCCGCCCCGGCATTTTACCGGGCCAGTCAGTGCCAGGTGAGTCGGTACAAGGTGAGTCTGCGAGTTTAGTCGTTCCGCTGCGTGAGCGTCATCGCATCGCGATCTTCGGCGGCGGCCTGGACGCCCAGCCCGTGTGTCAGATTGCCCAGCAGCTGGGCTGGCGTGTGGATGTAGTCGACCGTCGCACCAGCTATGCCAGGGAGTATGATTTTGTCGGCGCCAACATCATCAAGCAGCCGGTTAATGAGCTGCCCAAGAATTTCTGGACTCGCCTCGATGGCGCCATCGTCATGCAGCATAACCTGGAGCTGGATGCCCAGGCCCTGGCGGCAATTCATCAACATGCGCAGCAGCTTAGCTACCTGGCGCTGCTTGGGCCGGGCCATAGGCGTGACAGGGTGCTGGCCCTTGCCGGGCTCGACGCGGCAAGCTTTAACGCCTATTTCTCGGCGCCGGCCGGACTGGCCCTGGGGGGCGAGCTGCCATCTTCGATAGCCCTCTCCATATTGTCCGAATGTCACGGCGTGCTGCACGGCGCCAAGCGGGTCGCCCTCAAAGAGGTGATGGCGTGA
- a CDS encoding DUF1097 domain-containing protein — protein sequence MENRMQVALSAGLLAAVWAGVADAFHLVTWVGFLACSTFFAQPKAGFQGVLMTWFTNLSGVFWAWVVISGGSYFDTPLVGYLLTGIVTSLMCLQASYQRLAFIPGAFIGCCITFALGGDMASILPPLVIGALLGYAMTLLTGQMVAFTAKTIPAIKLRLIKAQQ from the coding sequence ATGGAAAATCGTATGCAGGTCGCATTATCTGCAGGGCTACTTGCCGCCGTTTGGGCTGGGGTCGCCGATGCATTTCACTTAGTCACTTGGGTTGGCTTTCTCGCGTGTAGCACTTTCTTCGCTCAGCCAAAGGCGGGCTTTCAAGGGGTGTTAATGACTTGGTTCACTAATCTCTCCGGTGTGTTCTGGGCCTGGGTGGTGATCTCGGGTGGTAGCTATTTCGATACGCCGCTCGTGGGTTATCTGCTGACGGGTATCGTCACTAGCCTGATGTGCCTGCAAGCCAGCTATCAAAGACTCGCCTTTATTCCCGGCGCCTTCATCGGCTGCTGCATTACCTTCGCCCTGGGTGGCGATATGGCAAGCATACTGCCGCCACTCGTGATAGGTGCGCTGTTGGGTTATGCCATGACACTCCTGACGGGGCAGATGGTGGCTTTTACCGCCAAGACCATACCTGCCATAAAGTTACGTCTAATCAAGGCTCAACAATAG
- a CDS encoding xanthine dehydrogenase family protein molybdopterin-binding subunit, which translates to MSQFSAVQNFSRRDVLKLFGAAGGGLALGASGLSWSPMALAQNGEARLNLFIAIGEDDRVYLTCHRSEMGQGIRTGIPQVLADELGADWDKVVVVQGLADKRYGSQNTDGSRSIRKGFDKMREMGAMARTMLEQAAAERLKVPLAELSTADNKVTHSASGRSLSFGELAMAAAKLPLPEVTGLKLKSAKAFTHIGKGHTIVDMEAILDGSAEYGYDIQLENMLYASIVRPPVLGSKVDKLDDKAARAVAGVVDVITLPGHQGAPSFQPLGGVAVLATNSWSAAQGRKALKISWSESPNHGHDSSAYLAQLKRAVQKSGKPVRQLGEQSQSWPADKTIEAVYSVPYLAHAMMEPPAAAASVTDKGAEIWASTQTPQSAQGTVAAALGLKAEQVTVHVTLLGGGFGRKSKPDFCVEAALLSQKTGRPVKVCWSREDELQNGYLHAISAQYFKARVGDKAVEAILQRTGFPSISSTFAEGVDEPSASELDLGFVDVPLAIDSLRCESVKASAHTRIGWMRSVCNIQHGFGIGVFVDELASKRGLDTFTMWRELLGKDRQETFSDQQFNYGNYGETLERHPVDTARYKGVISAVEQKVKQMAKPEAGQGWGFAVHRSFTAYVAAASLVEVTQDKQLKVLKTVIAIDAGTLVNPDRVASQLEGAVMFGLSIALMGRISFKDGRVEQSNFHDYPLLRLSQCPEIETILVPSMAPPAGVGEPGVPPIAPSIVNAIFAASGTRIRDLPLSDHFKI; encoded by the coding sequence ATGAGTCAGTTCAGCGCGGTACAAAATTTCAGTCGCCGGGATGTGTTAAAGCTGTTCGGCGCCGCCGGTGGCGGGTTGGCCCTGGGAGCCAGTGGCCTCTCCTGGAGCCCGATGGCGCTGGCCCAAAACGGCGAAGCGCGCCTTAACCTGTTTATTGCCATCGGCGAGGATGACAGGGTCTACCTCACCTGTCACCGCTCCGAGATGGGGCAGGGGATCCGCACCGGCATCCCTCAGGTGCTGGCGGACGAGCTGGGCGCCGACTGGGACAAGGTCGTGGTGGTGCAGGGACTGGCCGACAAACGCTACGGCAGTCAAAACACCGATGGCTCCCGCAGCATACGCAAGGGGTTCGACAAGATGCGTGAGATGGGCGCCATGGCCCGTACCATGCTGGAGCAGGCCGCGGCCGAACGTCTCAAGGTGCCGCTAGCCGAGCTAAGCACGGCCGATAACAAGGTCACTCACTCGGCCTCCGGCCGCAGCCTCAGCTTCGGCGAGCTGGCCATGGCGGCCGCCAAGCTGCCACTGCCCGAGGTGACCGGCCTTAAACTCAAGTCAGCCAAGGCCTTTACCCATATCGGCAAGGGTCACACCATAGTGGATATGGAGGCGATTTTAGACGGCAGCGCCGAGTATGGTTACGACATTCAACTGGAAAACATGCTCTATGCCAGCATAGTGCGCCCGCCGGTGCTCGGCAGTAAGGTGGACAAGCTCGATGATAAGGCGGCCCGCGCCGTCGCCGGAGTGGTGGATGTTATTACCCTGCCGGGACATCAGGGCGCGCCAAGCTTTCAGCCGCTGGGCGGCGTGGCCGTGCTGGCCACTAACTCCTGGAGTGCGGCCCAGGGGCGTAAGGCGCTTAAGATTAGCTGGAGTGAATCACCAAACCATGGGCACGATTCCAGCGCCTATCTGGCGCAGCTGAAGCGCGCGGTGCAAAAGAGTGGCAAGCCCGTTCGGCAGCTCGGCGAGCAGAGCCAGAGCTGGCCCGCGGATAAGACCATAGAGGCGGTCTACAGCGTGCCCTATCTGGCCCACGCCATGATGGAGCCGCCGGCGGCGGCCGCCAGTGTGACCGATAAGGGCGCCGAGATCTGGGCATCGACCCAGACGCCACAGAGTGCCCAGGGCACAGTTGCCGCAGCCTTGGGACTGAAGGCCGAGCAGGTGACAGTGCATGTGACTCTGTTGGGCGGCGGCTTTGGTCGCAAGTCTAAGCCAGATTTCTGCGTCGAGGCGGCGCTGCTGTCCCAAAAAACCGGGCGGCCGGTCAAGGTGTGCTGGAGCAGGGAAGATGAGCTGCAAAATGGTTACCTGCATGCCATCAGCGCACAGTATTTCAAGGCCAGAGTCGGCGACAAGGCGGTCGAGGCCATATTGCAGCGCACTGGCTTCCCCAGCATCAGCTCCACCTTCGCCGAAGGCGTGGATGAGCCCAGCGCCTCCGAGCTGGATCTGGGATTCGTGGATGTGCCCCTTGCCATCGACAGCCTGCGCTGTGAGTCGGTAAAAGCCAGCGCCCATACCCGTATCGGCTGGATGCGCTCGGTATGCAACATTCAGCATGGCTTCGGCATAGGGGTGTTTGTCGATGAGCTGGCGAGCAAACGCGGCCTGGATACCTTTACCATGTGGCGCGAGCTGCTGGGTAAGGACAGGCAGGAGACCTTTAGCGATCAGCAGTTCAACTATGGCAACTATGGCGAGACGTTAGAGCGTCACCCTGTGGACACCGCCCGTTATAAGGGGGTGATCTCAGCGGTGGAGCAGAAGGTGAAGCAGATGGCTAAGCCTGAAGCAGGCCAGGGGTGGGGCTTTGCGGTGCACCGCAGCTTTACCGCCTATGTGGCCGCGGCGAGCCTGGTTGAGGTGACTCAGGATAAGCAGCTTAAGGTGCTTAAGACGGTTATCGCCATCGACGCTGGTACCCTGGTCAACCCCGACCGGGTGGCCTCTCAGCTCGAAGGCGCCGTGATGTTTGGCTTGAGCATCGCCCTGATGGGGCGCATTAGCTTTAAGGATGGACGGGTAGAGCAGTCTAACTTTCATGACTATCCGCTGCTGCGTCTGAGTCAATGCCCCGAGATAGAGACCATACTGGTGCCATCTATGGCGCCGCCCGCCGGGGTGGGCGAGCCGGGTGTTCCGCCCATCGCGCCCAGTATCGTCAACGCCATCTTTGCGGCCAGTGGCACGCGCATTCGCGATCTGCCACTGAGCGATCATTTCAAGATCTAG
- a CDS encoding methyl-accepting chemotaxis protein, whose product MKAIQFRKIDALLIKLSLNGKFWVVCSMVTAITLTIALLNLNAANNQLHAGSAARVQASVDAYAKVASQMGLSGEALVRFAQDNGLTLASRDEQSRRGDNVTASAPVAGQYLQLSQEVTAWEAEGKSDAWWMLWVALIALYPLYQLSYWISTSLGGGLWDMYIAIKRLADGDLSFRLNFFGKDDFSLIAREIDRNADNMSEMVKAIGNNARTLANASDEFNLQAKQNDELAQFQHQFLDTVAVAMDQMTAAIEEVSHNAANTSDHTKHNATAAADSKQRIAEAVRRIGQLTGQIDAASSAVDQLSGNATEIGAVVTTINGISEQTNLLALNAAIEAARAGEQGRGFAVVADEVRTLAGRTQQATVEIQSMIEGLQSGSGQLADITHEIVEQAELGRAAIESVGSDVDTMADSIDQVFDMSSQIAASAEEQSVSARDIASQLNEIRDQSQTIKETAERSVVLASELQQSSAELDGILSQYRLQ is encoded by the coding sequence ATGAAAGCTATCCAGTTTAGAAAGATAGATGCCTTGCTGATCAAACTCAGTCTTAACGGTAAATTTTGGGTGGTCTGCTCTATGGTGACGGCCATTACCCTGACCATCGCCTTGTTGAACTTAAATGCCGCCAACAACCAACTTCACGCCGGTTCGGCGGCCCGGGTACAGGCGAGCGTCGATGCCTATGCCAAGGTGGCGAGCCAGATGGGCTTAAGTGGTGAGGCGCTGGTGCGTTTTGCCCAGGATAATGGCCTGACGCTGGCATCTCGCGATGAGCAGTCGCGCCGCGGTGACAACGTGACCGCCAGCGCGCCGGTCGCCGGTCAATATCTGCAGCTGAGTCAGGAGGTGACCGCCTGGGAGGCCGAAGGCAAGAGCGATGCCTGGTGGATGCTGTGGGTCGCCCTTATCGCCCTCTATCCGCTGTATCAGCTAAGTTACTGGATCTCCACCTCCCTGGGCGGCGGTCTGTGGGACATGTATATCGCCATCAAGCGGCTGGCCGATGGCGATCTCTCCTTCAGACTCAATTTCTTCGGTAAGGATGACTTCAGTCTTATCGCCCGGGAGATCGACCGAAACGCGGACAACATGAGCGAGATGGTCAAGGCCATAGGCAACAATGCCAGGACGCTCGCTAATGCCTCCGATGAGTTTAATCTGCAGGCGAAGCAGAACGATGAGCTGGCGCAGTTCCAGCATCAGTTTCTCGATACCGTCGCCGTGGCGATGGATCAGATGACCGCCGCCATCGAAGAGGTGTCCCATAACGCGGCCAACACCTCAGATCACACCAAGCATAATGCGACGGCCGCTGCTGACAGTAAGCAGCGTATCGCCGAGGCGGTGCGCCGTATCGGCCAGTTGACCGGCCAGATTGATGCGGCCTCCAGCGCGGTGGATCAGCTGTCGGGCAACGCCACAGAGATTGGCGCCGTGGTGACCACCATCAACGGTATTTCCGAGCAGACCAACCTGCTGGCGCTGAATGCGGCCATCGAGGCGGCGCGTGCCGGTGAGCAGGGCCGTGGCTTTGCCGTGGTGGCCGATGAGGTACGCACCCTGGCGGGACGCACCCAGCAGGCGACGGTGGAGATACAGTCGATGATCGAGGGCTTGCAGTCGGGCTCGGGTCAGCTGGCGGATATTACCCATGAGATCGTCGAGCAGGCCGAGCTTGGCCGCGCGGCCATAGAGTCAGTGGGCAGCGATGTGGATACCATGGCCGATTCTATCGATCAGGTGTTCGACATGAGCTCGCAGATCGCGGCTTCGGCGGAGGAGCAGAGCGTGTCGGCGCGGGATATCGCCTCGCAGCTCAATGAGATCCGTGACCAGTCGCAGACCATTAAGGAGACCGCCGAGCGTTCGGTCGTCCTGGCCAGCGAGCTGCAGCAATCCTCCGCTGAGCTGGATGGGATACTGTCGCAATACCGCCTGCAGTAG
- a CDS encoding (2Fe-2S)-binding protein, whose protein sequence is MSQSKLGLKINGKDYTLDADPKMPVLWAIRDLLGLTGTKYGCGAGLCGACTIHVDGEPARACLTSLKQVQGKQVTTIEGLAADGLKQAWRDNNVPQCGYCQAGQLMSAAALLSQYPQPNDAQIEEAMVGNLCRCGTYTRIKAAIKQASGTAAQLDLNKRDLSEREIEA, encoded by the coding sequence ATGTCCCAATCGAAACTTGGACTCAAGATAAACGGAAAAGATTACACCTTAGATGCCGATCCAAAGATGCCCGTGCTCTGGGCCATCAGGGATCTCTTGGGGCTGACGGGCACCAAATATGGCTGCGGCGCAGGTCTCTGTGGCGCCTGTACCATACATGTCGATGGCGAGCCCGCCAGGGCCTGTCTCACCAGCCTAAAGCAGGTGCAGGGCAAGCAGGTGACCACCATAGAGGGGCTGGCGGCCGATGGCCTCAAGCAGGCCTGGCGCGACAATAACGTGCCCCAGTGCGGCTACTGTCAAGCGGGGCAATTGATGTCGGCGGCGGCGCTGCTGAGTCAATATCCTCAGCCAAACGATGCCCAAATAGAGGAGGCCATGGTGGGTAACCTGTGTCGCTGCGGCACCTATACCCGCATCAAGGCGGCGATCAAACAGGCGAGCGGCACAGCGGCTCAGCTTGATCTGAACAAAAGGGATCTGAGCGAAAGGGAGATTGAGGCATGA
- a CDS encoding alpha/beta fold hydrolase produces the protein MSDLQRLAGIHCRKHFFSLPLDHQAPDGECITVFARELVAPEHIEHNLPYLVYFQGGPGFGAIRPAANGGWIKRALQEYRVLLLDQRGTGLSSPINYASLAHLDSQAQADYLSHFRADSIIQDAELIRAQLIGDEKWSILGQSFGGFCVLKYLNDAPHGLHEAYITGGIPSLTRSADEVYQATYKRVLAKNQDFFARFPDAQELVKHLASYIQENEVRIATGERLTVEMLQLLGINIGMEQGGEPVYYLLEQALIETAQGTQVNPLFLAHFCQLLDFNTNPIFALLHESIYCQQEASSWAAHRVRQSYDKFNYQADKPFLFTGEMVYPWFFDQFTNLKPLKHAAHLLADKTDWPMLYDPAKLADNQVPVAAAIYSEDMFVEMHYSLETAAQVGNLKYWLTSEYEHNGIRMDGEHILDRLIGINRGDQLR, from the coding sequence ATGTCCGATCTACAACGCCTCGCCGGCATCCATTGCCGCAAACACTTTTTTTCGCTGCCATTGGATCATCAAGCCCCAGATGGCGAGTGCATCACAGTCTTCGCCCGGGAGTTAGTGGCGCCTGAACACATTGAGCACAATCTGCCTTATCTGGTCTACTTCCAGGGCGGCCCTGGCTTTGGCGCCATCAGACCCGCAGCCAACGGTGGCTGGATAAAGCGCGCCTTGCAGGAATATCGCGTCTTGCTGCTGGATCAGCGCGGCACCGGCCTGTCGAGCCCGATCAACTATGCCTCACTGGCCCATCTGGACTCACAAGCCCAGGCCGATTACCTGAGCCATTTTCGCGCCGATAGCATCATTCAGGATGCCGAGCTTATTCGCGCGCAGCTGATTGGCGATGAGAAATGGAGCATACTCGGCCAGAGCTTCGGCGGCTTCTGCGTGCTGAAATACCTAAACGATGCGCCCCATGGCCTGCATGAGGCCTATATCACGGGCGGCATCCCTTCGCTGACCCGCAGCGCCGATGAGGTCTATCAGGCCACCTACAAGCGGGTGCTGGCCAAGAACCAAGACTTCTTCGCCCGTTTCCCAGACGCGCAGGAGCTGGTTAAACACCTGGCCAGCTATATACAAGAGAACGAAGTGCGCATCGCCACCGGCGAGCGCCTGACGGTTGAGATGCTGCAGCTTCTGGGCATCAACATAGGCATGGAGCAAGGCGGCGAGCCCGTCTATTACCTGCTGGAACAGGCCTTGATTGAAACCGCCCAGGGCACTCAGGTTAACCCGCTGTTCTTGGCTCACTTCTGCCAGCTGCTGGACTTTAACACCAACCCCATTTTCGCCCTGCTACACGAGAGCATCTACTGTCAGCAAGAGGCGTCGAGCTGGGCGGCCCATAGGGTGAGACAAAGCTATGATAAGTTTAACTACCAGGCGGACAAGCCCTTCCTGTTTACCGGCGAGATGGTCTACCCCTGGTTCTTCGACCAGTTTACCAACCTCAAGCCGCTGAAACATGCGGCGCACCTGCTGGCCGACAAGACCGACTGGCCCATGCTGTACGATCCCGCCAAGCTGGCCGACAACCAGGTGCCGGTCGCGGCGGCCATCTACAGCGAAGATATGTTTGTCGAGATGCATTACAGCCTGGAGACAGCGGCTCAGGTGGGTAACCTGAAGTACTGGCTCACCTCTGAATATGAGCATAATGGCATCCGAATGGATGGGGAGCATATTTTGGATAGGTTGATTGGGATTAATCGTGGGGACCAACTTAGGTAA
- a CDS encoding YciI family protein, which produces MWYMISSQDVENSLEKRLQARPDHLARLQELSDEGRLMIAGPHPAIDSDNPGEAGFTGSLVVAEFDSLGAAQAWADQDPYVAAGVYQSVIVKPFKRVLP; this is translated from the coding sequence ATGTGGTACATGATCTCATCTCAAGATGTTGAAAACAGCTTAGAAAAACGCCTTCAAGCCCGTCCTGACCACCTGGCACGCCTGCAGGAGCTCTCTGACGAGGGTCGTCTGATGATCGCAGGTCCACACCCAGCCATCGACAGCGACAATCCAGGCGAAGCCGGCTTCACAGGTTCACTGGTAGTAGCCGAGTTCGACTCACTGGGAGCGGCGCAGGCCTGGGCAGACCAAGACCCATACGTGGCCGCCGGCGTCTACCAAAGCGTCATCGTAAAACCCTTTAAGCGCGTACTCCCTTAA
- a CDS encoding septation protein A, which produces MKQLLDFLPLVIFFAVYKFFDIYIASGALIVATALQLVVTYLLYKKIEKMHLITFAMVSFFGTLTLVFHDDAFIKWKVTVVYALFALALALSQYLKKPILKGMLGKELIVADKIWSRVTWYWVTFFLACGLVNIYVAFNLSQETWVNFKVFGLTALTLINTVITVVYLYKHMPEEHKKELK; this is translated from the coding sequence ATGAAACAACTGCTCGACTTTTTACCTCTGGTGATCTTTTTCGCCGTCTATAAATTTTTCGACATCTATATCGCCAGCGGCGCCCTGATCGTGGCCACCGCACTGCAGTTGGTAGTCACCTATCTGCTCTATAAGAAGATAGAGAAGATGCACCTGATCACCTTCGCCATGGTGAGCTTCTTCGGCACCCTCACCTTGGTCTTTCACGACGATGCCTTTATCAAATGGAAGGTCACTGTGGTCTACGCCCTGTTCGCCCTGGCGCTGGCCCTGAGCCAATATCTGAAGAAGCCGATCCTCAAAGGGATGCTGGGTAAGGAGCTTATCGTCGCCGACAAGATCTGGTCACGGGTCACCTGGTATTGGGTCACCTTCTTCCTCGCCTGTGGCCTGGTTAACATCTATGTCGCCTTTAACCTGTCTCAGGAAACCTGGGTCAATTTCAAGGTGTTTGGCCTCACGGCCCTGACACTGATCAACACAGTGATCACTGTGGTATACCTCTACAAACACATGCCTGAAGAACATAAAAAGGAACTCAAATAA
- a CDS encoding nucleotidyltransferase family protein has product MKPDTCIQGKVMIALLAAGQSQRFGGVKLAQSLTNDDLASDDLIANDLASASSEPKPTESKNIVAHYVAGPSPTTLIGHQFHALSEVAARLGASLCVITGAYHEAVAACLPPSAKLVHNPDWKGGLGHSIAAAAKEAWAQRAETLLIALGDQLLLETDDYLGLFRARARANTRVCAYYELTLGAPALFHFDDFEALSNLSGDRGAKALLSRRYQEGSLIAMAMEDASVDIDTRSQLMAYLAKSKAGAQ; this is encoded by the coding sequence GTGAAGCCTGATACCTGTATCCAAGGTAAGGTGATGATCGCCCTGCTGGCGGCGGGGCAGAGCCAGCGTTTCGGCGGCGTGAAGCTGGCGCAGTCCCTAACAAATGATGATTTGGCGAGTGATGACTTAATCGCTAATGACCTAGCAAGTGCTTCGTCAGAACCTAAGCCCACTGAATCTAAAAACATAGTGGCTCATTACGTTGCCGGTCCATCCCCGACGACCCTGATAGGTCACCAATTTCATGCGCTAAGTGAGGTGGCAGCCAGATTAGGCGCGAGTCTTTGTGTGATCACCGGTGCCTACCATGAGGCGGTGGCAGCCTGCTTGCCGCCATCGGCTAAGCTAGTGCATAACCCTGACTGGAAAGGGGGGCTTGGTCACTCCATCGCGGCGGCGGCAAAGGAGGCCTGGGCGCAACGGGCCGAGACGCTACTGATTGCCCTTGGGGATCAGCTGCTGCTGGAGACCGATGATTACCTCGGGCTGTTTCGCGCCCGCGCCCGGGCAAACACCCGGGTTTGTGCCTATTATGAGTTAACTCTGGGAGCACCGGCGCTGTTTCATTTCGACGATTTTGAGGCGCTGTCTAACCTGAGCGGCGATCGCGGCGCTAAGGCCCTCTTGTCCCGGCGCTATCAGGAGGGCAGCCTCATCGCCATGGCGATGGAGGATGCCAGCGTCGATATCGATACCCGATCTCAGCTAATGGCGTACCTGGCGAAGAGCAAGGCGGGCGCCCAATGA
- a CDS encoding MBL fold metallo-hydrolase, with amino-acid sequence MKYQIVPVTPFQQNCSIIWCEKTKQAAVVDPGGDIERIQQQLAHHDLTLEKILLTHGHIDHVGGAKALADAAGVPIIGPHKDDAFWLETLPQQSKHFGFLPVAAFEPAQYLVSGDRVTVGEQSLEVLHCPGHTPGHIVFYSEADKLAWVGDVLFKGSIGRTDFPQSSHTDLINSITQVLWPLGREVSFIPGHGPISTFGAERQQNPFVADQLLN; translated from the coding sequence ATGAAGTATCAAATTGTGCCTGTGACGCCATTTCAGCAAAATTGCAGCATCATCTGGTGTGAAAAAACCAAGCAGGCGGCCGTGGTCGACCCGGGTGGCGACATAGAGAGGATCCAGCAGCAGCTGGCCCATCATGACCTGACCCTAGAGAAGATCTTGCTCACCCATGGCCATATCGACCATGTGGGCGGCGCCAAGGCCCTGGCCGATGCGGCGGGTGTGCCCATCATAGGCCCCCATAAGGACGATGCCTTCTGGCTTGAGACCCTGCCGCAACAGAGCAAGCACTTTGGTTTTCTGCCCGTGGCCGCCTTCGAGCCGGCCCAGTATCTTGTATCGGGCGATCGCGTCACAGTGGGCGAGCAGTCCCTGGAAGTGCTGCATTGCCCTGGGCATACGCCGGGCCATATCGTGTTCTACAGTGAGGCCGACAAGCTGGCCTGGGTGGGTGATGTGCTGTTTAAGGGCTCTATCGGCCGTACCGATTTTCCTCAGTCGAGTCATACGGATCTGATAAACTCCATCACCCAGGTGCTCTGGCCTCTGGGCCGTGAGGTGAGCTTTATTCCCGGCCATGGGCCTATCTCGACCTTCGGCGCCGAGCGGCAGCAAAACCCCTTCGTGGCGGATCAACTGCTGAACTGA
- the xthA gene encoding exodeoxyribonuclease III, with translation MKIVSFNINGLRARLHQLQALIDSHSPDIIGLQETKVHDEAFPLAEVEAMGYQVHYHGGKAHYGVAMLSKLPPIKVQKGFPTDDDEAQRRMIMGTFTQANGRQLTVLNGYFPQGENISHETKYPAKRKFYQDLMLYLQQHHSPDEDIAIIGDINISPIDLDIGIGEVNAKRWLKTGKCSFQPEEREWLRTLLDWGLVDTFRQLHPTRSERYSWFDYRSKGFDDNRGLRIDVILATPSLAERLTESDVDYDLRGIDKPSDHAPIWSCFKD, from the coding sequence TTGAAAATAGTTTCATTTAACATCAATGGTCTCAGGGCCAGACTGCACCAGCTACAAGCGCTGATCGACAGCCATAGCCCGGATATCATCGGCCTGCAGGAGACCAAGGTCCACGACGAGGCCTTCCCCCTGGCCGAGGTCGAGGCCATGGGCTATCAGGTGCACTACCATGGTGGCAAGGCCCACTATGGCGTCGCCATGCTCTCCAAACTGCCACCGATCAAGGTGCAGAAGGGATTCCCCACAGATGATGACGAGGCCCAGCGCCGAATGATCATGGGTACCTTTACCCAGGCCAACGGTCGTCAACTGACAGTGCTCAACGGTTACTTCCCCCAGGGCGAGAACATCAGCCACGAAACCAAGTACCCGGCCAAGCGCAAGTTCTATCAGGATCTGATGCTCTATCTGCAGCAGCACCATAGTCCAGATGAAGATATCGCCATCATAGGCGACATCAACATCTCGCCAATCGATTTGGATATCGGCATAGGTGAAGTCAACGCCAAGCGTTGGTTGAAGACGGGTAAATGCAGCTTCCAGCCCGAAGAGCGTGAGTGGCTGCGGACGTTGCTGGACTGGGGATTAGTCGACACCTTCCGTCAGCTGCATCCGACACGAAGTGAGCGCTACTCCTGGTTCGACTATCGCAGCAAGGGCTTCGACGATAACCGCGGCCTGCGCATCGACGTGATCCTGGCAACGCCGTCACTGGCTGAACGTCTGACCGAATCTGACGTAGATTATGATCTGCGCGGTATCGACAAGCCTTCCGATCATGCGCCCATCTGGAGCTGCTTCAAAGACTAA